The DNA region TACACATTGTTCTTTGCCGAGAAGGCTCGCAGTCTCAGCACCTTGCTTGCGATTACGTTGTCAGCCATTACCACGGTCTTATCTTTTGGTCTACTCTCGTTGAGCCAAACGCATGCCATCCATAGCTTTGGTATCACGGTATTAAGCGGTATTTTTATCGCGTGGCTGCTCTCTCCTATCGCCATCATGACGGAAGATAAATCACAATGAAGATAACCACGATGCTCCGAGTTGCTGTTGGCCTCACGCTAAGCATTCTGCTCAGTGCGTGTAGCTTAGTTCCTCAGCAGTCAACGCCAACGGTGGAAATAACCAAAGGCACCCAAGTCTCTCTTCCAGCCCCGAGCGCACTAGGCTACCAGCTCACAGCAAGCCAATTGATCACCGCGACTTGGTCGATTGATGGCAAAGAGAAGCAAGAGCAATTACCCGTACAACTGCAAGTCAGCGACGCTGATGTGGTCTTGGCTGGTTTTTCCTCATGGGGAACTCGCGTCTTGTCACTGCAATACGATGGCACACAAATCAATACTGAAATTTTAAACGGGCTACAAGGCACCTTACCGGAGCCAGAGCAGGTACTATTCAATCTAATGATCACGCTGTGGCCGAGTTCCGCTTGGGAAGCGCCGCTAAATAAGGTAAGGTGGCGAATGATTGATGATGGATATTCCCGAACCGTATTTGATAGCAACGGTGAAAAGATCATAGAGATACACTATGCAAACGCTGACAAGTTAAAAGGTCAGATTGATTTTCACCACCTCAAACATGGGTTTTCAATCTCCATTCAAACACTGCAATATCAATTAAATTAGAACGACCTTAGTAAATCTATATGCCAACTCGCTCTCCTCAACCTTTGTATATTCAGGCCTGTGGTTTTCATTCCGCATTGGGCAAAGATGAAGACGTTATTCATCGGTGCCTAGCTGGAATCCAACCATCTAACATGGTCATTGATGCGGATATTCTGAACTCTGGCCGCCAAACAGTGATTGGCCAAGTGGCAGAGTCGTTACCTGAGATGCCGCCTGAGTTAGTCCCATTTGATACTCGCAACAACCGTCTGGCACTATCTGCACTTCGCCAGATTGAAGGGCCTGTGCGCGATGCCATAGGACAGTATGGCGCAGAACGTGTTGCCGTTGTTATCGGTAGCAGCACGTCAGGCATCACCGATGGCGAGGTGGCATTTGCAGAAAAACTCTCCGAAGGAGACTTCCCTGCAAGCTACCACTATCGCAAGCAAGAACTTGGCAATTGCAGTGACTTTGTCGCCGCCTATTTTGGTTTAACCGGACCTTGTTATGCAGTTTCCACAGCTTGCTCTTCGAGTGGCCGCGTATTTATTACTGCTCAACGCCTGATTCGAACCGGGCTTGTAGATGCGGTAATTGTCGGTGGTGTCGATACGATTTGTCGCCTAACACTTAACGGCTTCAACGGATTAGAAGCTCTTTCAGAGCAGCACTGCTCACCTTTTAGTACTAACCGTAATGGCATCAATATTGGTGAATCGGCTTCTATCATGTTGCTAAGTTCTTCTCCAACCAAAGTGGCCTTACTTGGCACAGGTGACAGCTCTGACGCGCATCATATCTCCGCCCCTCACCCTGAAGGTGTTGGCGCAGAACAAGCGATGATGAAGGCACTCGAAAACGCGGGCTTATCACCAAGTGACATTGGTTACATCAACGCCCATGGCACAGCAACACCACTGAATGATTCGATGGAAAGCAAAGCCATCCATCGTTGCTTTGGCGATGCAGTCCCTGTCAGCTCAACCAAACCCTTAACAGGTCACACGTTGGGTGCTGCCAGCGCCACAGAAGCGGCCATTGCGTGGCATATTTTAAATTACGACCTCGACCTTCCGATTCAGTCTTGTGAAAATAAAGCCGAAGACATCGAGGTTTCGTTGGTAGAAACAGCAACGAAACTGAATGGTAAGGCCATTTTAAGCAACTCTTTTGCTTTTGGTGGTAATAACGTTAGTCTCATTTTTGGTTACGCTCATGACTAAACTTCCCCCAATTGAACAACTGCTTCCGCACGATAAACCGATGATTCTGGTTGATCGTGCTTTAGACGTTCAACAAGACACCATTCATTGCCAAGTTGATATCGGTGACCACAATCCATTCTTCAACCAAGAAAGCCTTTCGGTGCCTGCTTACGTCGGTATCGAGTTCATGGCTCAATCTGTCGCCGCTTGGTCCGGCTATCACGCGCTTACTCAAGGTGAAGAACCGCCCATCGGTTTTTTGCTTGGCAGCCGACGCTACGTGGCAGATTGCGATGCGTTTATGCAGGGGCAAATACTCGACGTATACGCAGAAAAAATGATGGAAGACAATGGCATGGCAGTATTTTCGGCTCGAATTGAGTGGCAAGAAAAGACCATTGCGACCTGCCAACTGAACGTTTACGTCCCATCAGAAGAAAAATTAAAAGAAATGAAAATCAGGAGTCAACAATGACCCGACAAGTCCTCGTAACAGGTGCTAGTAAAGGCATCGGTAAAGCCATCGCCGTTCAACTTGCGAAAGACGGTTTTGATATCGTCGTGCATTACATGGGCGATCAACAAGGCGCACAAGATACTTTAGGTACCATACAACAACATGGTGGCAACGGCCGCCTAATTCAGTTTGATATCAGTAACCGTGAAGAATGCCGCAACAAGCTAGAAGCGGACATTGCCGAGCATGGCGCATACTACGGCGTAGTTAACAATGCAGGGATTACTCGCGACACCGCCTTCCCTGCAATGACAGAAGAAGAGTGGGACGGTGTAATTCATACTAACCTAGATAGCTTCTACAATGTGCTGCACCCTTGTGTGATGCCAATGGTACAAAAACGCAAAGGCGGCCGCATTGTAACGCTGGCTTCGGTATCTGGCTTGATGGGCAACCGCGGCCAAACCAACTACAGCGCAGCAAAAGCAGGCGTGATTGGTGCAACTAAGTCATTGGCTCTTGAGCTAGCAAAACGCAAGATCACCGTAAACTGCGTGGCGCCCGGTCTTATCGATACTGGCATGGTTGACGAGCACGTAAAAGAGCACGCGATGCCACAAATCCCTCTGCGCCGCATGGGTGAACCAGAGGAGGTCGCTGGCCTTGTGAGTTACTTAATGTCAGACATCGCGGGCTACGTGACTCGCCAAGTCATTTCAGTAAACGGAGGCTTAGTATGAGTCGTCGAGTCGTTGTAACAGGTATGTCCGGCGTTACTGCTTTTGGTAACGATTGGTCTGCAGTAGAACCTAAACTACGCGATTGTCAAAACGCCACTCAATACATGCCCTCTTACGAGCAATATGATGGTTTGAACACCAAACTGGCAGCCCCAGTCATGGATTTTGAACTGCCTAAGCACTACAAGCGCAAACAAGTTCGCGGCATGGGTCGTGTTTCTAAACTTGCTACCGTAGCCACCGAAAACGCATTAAACCAAGCAGGCTTAATTGGCAACGAAGTGCTGACAAACGGTCAAACTGGCATTGCTTACGGCTCTTCAACAGGCAGTACCGATGCGATTGGTGCCTTTGGTGTCATGCTTAACGAGAAAACCACCAAAGCCATCACTGCAACCACCTACGTACAAATGATGCCGCACACGACTGCAGTTAACGTTGGGCTGTTCTTCGGCTTACGTGGTCGAGTGATTCCGACCAGCAGCGCCTGTACTTCTGGCAGTCAAGCGATTGGTTACGCCTACGAAGCTATCAAACACGGCTACCAAACCGTTATGGTTGCAGGTGGCGCTGAAGAGCTTTGTCCGACAGAATCGGCTGTCTTCGACACCCTTTTTGCGACCAGTCTAAAAAATGAAGAGCCGAAAAGCACACCGAGGCCTTATGACACTGACCGCGACGGCCTAGTGATCGGTGAAGGTGCGGGTACGTTGGTTTTAGAAGAATACGAACACGCCGTTGCACGTGGTGCGACAATCTATGCAGAGATTATCGGCTTTGCAAGTAACTGCGATGCGGCACACGTGACGCAACCTCAAATGGAAACCATGCAGATCTGTATGGAAATGGCGTTACAGAATGCGGGCATTCCTGCGGATAAAATCGATTATGTTTCCGCTCACGGAACGGCAACCGACCGAGGAGATATCGCAGAAAGTAACGCGACTGAAAATGCACTCGGTAAAGTGCCAATCAGTTCTTTAAAGAGCTACTTTGGCCATACTCTAGGCGCTTGCGGTGCTATCGAAGCCTGGTTAAGTCTTGAGATGATGCATACAGGTTGGTTTAGCCCGACCCTCAACTTAGATAATCTCGATCCACAATGTGGTGATCTCGATTACTTATCCGGTCAAGGCCGTGAACTGGAAGTGGAATACTTAATGAGTAACAACTTCGCGTTCGGTGGCATCAACACTTCGATCATTTTTAAGAAGATTTAATGACCCGTCCTGATATGGGTTGACACTTTTTACGTTAAAACGCTCGATGCACTTCATCGGGCGTTTTGTATTTTAGCGCTGTATGAGGCCTCATCTGATTATAGATTTCTACTGACTCAGCGACCATTTTTCTCGCCTGAACAATATCTTTGGGCTTTCGCAAGAGGTATTCCATTTTCAAAATGCCGTTTACTCTCTCTGCCAATGCATTCTGGTAACAGTCATACCCATCCGTCATTGAACACACTACCTTGTGCTTAGCATGTAAGTCTTGGTATTCCTTTGAGCAGTACTGGGAACCTCTATCTGAATGATGGATTAAGCTTCCTTTACTTCGACGTTTTTTTAACGCTCCTATAAAAGCTTGTTTTACAACACTCGTTTGCATGTTGTCATCCACACTGTAACCGACGATTTTCCTAGAGTAGGCATCGGTAATCAGGCTGACATAACTATTCCCTTCATAAGTAGGAAGATAGGTAATATCAGCGACCCACAACTCTTCAGGCCTCTCTGGCTTAAAACCATCCTTTATTCTATTTGGGTGGCAGTAAAACCTATGATGGCTATCTGTTGTTCGGTGGTAAGCACGCTTGGTTTTCACAAGCAGGCGATGATGTTTAAGCAGTGTAAAAAGATAGTCCCTGCCTACAGTCATTCCTGCTTGTTCCATCAGATACTTCAGCTTCCTAGTTCCTATGCGGGCTTGTTTAATACGAGTCTCACGAACAAAACTCAGAAGTACTTCATCGCGTCGCAACTTACGAGCATCAGTAAGGCATTGCTTGTAATAGGCTTGCCTAGTGATATTTACGATTTGGCAAAATTTAGTCACGTTAAGCAGAGCTATGTTTTGCTCTTGGACGACGCACCTTTGTGCTTTTTTACGACTCGAACACCGTGGTCTCGTTCCATAACTTTGACCACTTCTTCAAAGAAGTCGGCTCTTAGCTTGGTATCTTCGAGCAGCTTTTCCAGCTCTTTGATACGTTGCTCTGGTGTAGGAGGTGAATTGAGTTCAGACATAGGCAACCCTTTTTTCAAAAATCGAGGAGTGCCCCTAGACCAATTGAGTCGACCGTGTTTTCGGAGCCACACTAATACTGTAGAACAACCTTGTATGCCGTATTTCTCTTGAGCCTGTTTATAAGTCAGTTCACCTCTTTCAACTTGGTCAACAACATCCAATTTAAAAGCGAGGGAATAGTCACATTGAGTTCGTCTAGTTACTGATTTCATAACACTCTCCAATTTCCTGATTGGGAAGTGTCAACCTTATTTAGGACGGGTCATAACCCGTTAAAAAAGCGCTAGTAGAGACTAGCGCTTTTTTATTAAATTGGCTAAAACGACAAAGCCCCGATAACTCGAGGAGTTATCGGGGCTTTTGAATAAATGGCACGCCCTATAGGATTCGAACCTATGACCACATCCTTAGAAGGGACGTGCTCTATCCAGCTGAGCTAAGGGCGCGCTACAGGGACAGGATTATACGAGTTCAAGCGCTTAAATCAACGTGTTTTCATAACATTCTGATCTGAATGCCTAAAAAAAGGGCATTGAAACGAGAAATGTTCAAAAACACCACAAAGCAAACGTTTGCGGATGGATGTTAAATAGATTTTCTGCGACAATGCGCCGCAAATAATTTCCCTTCTCAATTTAAAAGGAAAGTCATGACTGCTCAAAATATAGATGGAACTCTCATTTCCCAAACTGTTCGATCCGAAGTTGCAGCAAGAGTGAAAGCTCGCGTTGGAGCGGGCCTACGTGCACCAGGTCTTGCAGTTGTTCTAGTTGGTGAAGACCCAGCTTCTCAAGTTTACGTTGGCAGCAAACGCCGTGCGTGCGAAGAAGTTGGCTTTGTCTCTAAGTCTTTTGACCTTCCTGCGACTACGTCGGAAGAAGAGTTGCTATCTCTCATTGACGAGTTGAACAATGATGCAGAAATCGACGGTATTCTTGTTCAGTTGCCACTTCCTGCTGGCATCGATGCAACGCATGTTCTTGAGCGTATTCACCCAGAGAAAGACGTGGATGGCTTCCACCCTTATAACGTGGGTCGTCTAGCGCAGCGTATTCCTAAGCTTCGCTCTTGCACGCCAAAAGGCATCATTACTCTTCTTGACCGTTACAACATCGAACTACGTGGCAAGCACGCGGTTGTGGTTGGCGCATCAAACATCGTTGGTCGTCCTATGACACTTGAGCTGCTACTTGCAGGCTGTACAACGACAACTTGTCACCGCTTTACGAGAGATCTAGAAGGCCACGTTCGCCAAGCAGACCTTGTTGTGGTTGCGGTTGGTAAGCCAAACTTCATTCCTGGCGAGTGGATAAAGAAAGGGGCTGTTGTGGTCGATGTAGGCATCAACCGCCTTGAATCTGGCAAATTAGTGGGTGACGTGGAATACGATAAAGCACGTGAAAACGCGAGCTTCATTACTCCTGTACCGGGCGGCGTAGGCCCTATGACGGTAGCCAGCCTAATTGAGAACACGATGCTCGCTTGCGAGCAGTTCCATACGAAGAAATAAAAAATTACCGATACTGAAAGGGCTCCGAAAGGAGCCCTTTTTGTTTTGAGTAATAACCCCCTCTAACTCCTCCTTGAAAATGGGGAGGGCTAGACAGAGCTTGCTTTTGGTTCACTGGATTATTCAAATGCAGCAACCGGATTTAGTTCAGAGCAGCAACCCCCTCTAACTCCCCCTTAAAAATGGGGAGGACCTGACTGAGATCGCTATTCGTTCGCTAACTTATTCAAATGCAGCAACCGGATTTAGTTAGGAGCAGGCCCCTAGCTCCCCCTTGAAAATGGAGAGGAACGGACTGAGATCGCTATTCGTTCGCTAACTTATTCAAATGCAGCAACCGGATTTAGTTCGGAGCAGCACCCCTTCTAACTCCCCCTTGAAAATGGGGAGGAGCGACTGAGATCGTTATTCGTTCACTAACTTATTCAAATGCAACTACCGGATTTAGTTCGGAGTAATAACCCCCTCTAGCTCCCCCTTGAAAATGGGAAGGACTGGACTGAGATCGCTATTCGTTCGCTAACTTATTCAAATACAGCTACCGGATTTAGTTCGGAGCAGCCCACCTTCTAACTCCTCCCTGAAAATGAGGAGAACTGGATCGCTCTAACAGATGCAATCAAAGCAAACATTATATGAATTCTCGATTATCGCTTCACACTAAGCGCACTCCGCTCTAGTCCCCTCCCCTTTCTAAGGGGAGGGTTAGGGAGGGGTTGAGAACGCAAAGGAAGCACAAGTGCAACAACGAACGTTTAACTTGAAGTATCAAAAGAAAATCAGAAGCCAGCTACGCTCGAATATGCCAAAACCTGAAGAAGTACTTTGGCAAAGAATTAGACGAAAACAACTCGGTGTAAAGTTTCGTAGGCAACACGGTATTGGTCGCTACATCGTTGACTTCTATTGTGCGGAATTGAGCTTGGTTATTGAGATTGATGGTGATAGCCATTTCTCTGCTGAGGGGAAAGAGAAAGATGCAATGAGGGATGCATTCATGGAAGCACTGGGGATTAAGGTTCTGCGATTTACCAACGAAGAAGCGATGAAGCAAACCGAGTCTGTTTTGGAAAGGATAATTCAATTTAGTTCGGAGCAACAACCCCCTCTAACTCCCCCTTAAAAATGGGGAGGACCTGACTGAGATCGCTATTCGTTCGCCAACTTATTCAAATGCAGCAACCGGATTTAGTTCGGAGCAGCAACCACCTCTAACTCCCTCTTAAAAATGGAGAGGACCAGAAAGAGAGCGATTCAACTAATGCAATCGCCACAGACATTATATTAACTGTCGATTGGCGCTCCACACTCAGCGCACTCAGGTCAAGTCCCCTCCCCTTTCTAAGGGGAGGGTTAGGGAGGGGTTCTGTTACAAACTCAAAATCACACCAGCGATTGATGCACTCATCAAGTTCGCCATTACACCTGCTGCGATTGCGCGGAAGCCGTATTTCGAGATGAATGAACGCTTCTCTGGTACGAGTGAGCCTAGACCACCAATCAGCATTGCCATGGTTGAAATGTTTGCGAAACCACACAGTGCGAAGGTTACGATAGCTTGTGAGTGTGCGCTTAGCTGAGACTTCACTTCCATCAGTTGGATGAAGGCCACGAACTCATTCACAACAATCTTGTTACCGATCAGAGAGCCTGCCACGATTGCTTCCTTCCAAGGGATACCCAACAACCATGCGATTGGTGCGAATAGGTAACCAAGTACTAGCTCGAAGCTCAGTTCCATGCCAAACAGACCGCCAAACCAGCCTAGAATGCCGTTTAGCATCGCGATGACACTTACGAACGCCAATAGGGTTGCACCTACCGCTACTGCGATACGTAGACCAGACATTGCGCCGTCTGCCATTGCTTCAACCACGTTAGTTGCACGTGGAATTTCTACTTGGTCTAGATCCATATCCTGAGTTGTGGTGTCTGTCT from Vibrio hyugaensis includes:
- a CDS encoding DUF3261 domain-containing protein produces the protein MKITTMLRVAVGLTLSILLSACSLVPQQSTPTVEITKGTQVSLPAPSALGYQLTASQLITATWSIDGKEKQEQLPVQLQVSDADVVLAGFSSWGTRVLSLQYDGTQINTEILNGLQGTLPEPEQVLFNLMITLWPSSAWEAPLNKVRWRMIDDGYSRTVFDSNGEKIIEIHYANADKLKGQIDFHHLKHGFSISIQTLQYQLN
- a CDS encoding beta-ketoacyl-[acyl-carrier-protein] synthase family protein, whose protein sequence is MPTRSPQPLYIQACGFHSALGKDEDVIHRCLAGIQPSNMVIDADILNSGRQTVIGQVAESLPEMPPELVPFDTRNNRLALSALRQIEGPVRDAIGQYGAERVAVVIGSSTSGITDGEVAFAEKLSEGDFPASYHYRKQELGNCSDFVAAYFGLTGPCYAVSTACSSSGRVFITAQRLIRTGLVDAVIVGGVDTICRLTLNGFNGLEALSEQHCSPFSTNRNGINIGESASIMLLSSSPTKVALLGTGDSSDAHHISAPHPEGVGAEQAMMKALENAGLSPSDIGYINAHGTATPLNDSMESKAIHRCFGDAVPVSSTKPLTGHTLGAASATEAAIAWHILNYDLDLPIQSCENKAEDIEVSLVETATKLNGKAILSNSFAFGGNNVSLIFGYAHD
- a CDS encoding hotdog family protein, with protein sequence MTKLPPIEQLLPHDKPMILVDRALDVQQDTIHCQVDIGDHNPFFNQESLSVPAYVGIEFMAQSVAAWSGYHALTQGEEPPIGFLLGSRRYVADCDAFMQGQILDVYAEKMMEDNGMAVFSARIEWQEKTIATCQLNVYVPSEEKLKEMKIRSQQ
- a CDS encoding 3-ketoacyl-ACP reductase FabG2 produces the protein MTRQVLVTGASKGIGKAIAVQLAKDGFDIVVHYMGDQQGAQDTLGTIQQHGGNGRLIQFDISNREECRNKLEADIAEHGAYYGVVNNAGITRDTAFPAMTEEEWDGVIHTNLDSFYNVLHPCVMPMVQKRKGGRIVTLASVSGLMGNRGQTNYSAAKAGVIGATKSLALELAKRKITVNCVAPGLIDTGMVDEHVKEHAMPQIPLRRMGEPEEVAGLVSYLMSDIAGYVTRQVISVNGGLV
- a CDS encoding beta-ketoacyl-ACP synthase, whose amino-acid sequence is MSRRVVVTGMSGVTAFGNDWSAVEPKLRDCQNATQYMPSYEQYDGLNTKLAAPVMDFELPKHYKRKQVRGMGRVSKLATVATENALNQAGLIGNEVLTNGQTGIAYGSSTGSTDAIGAFGVMLNEKTTKAITATTYVQMMPHTTAVNVGLFFGLRGRVIPTSSACTSGSQAIGYAYEAIKHGYQTVMVAGGAEELCPTESAVFDTLFATSLKNEEPKSTPRPYDTDRDGLVIGEGAGTLVLEEYEHAVARGATIYAEIIGFASNCDAAHVTQPQMETMQICMEMALQNAGIPADKIDYVSAHGTATDRGDIAESNATENALGKVPISSLKSYFGHTLGACGAIEAWLSLEMMHTGWFSPTLNLDNLDPQCGDLDYLSGQGRELEVEYLMSNNFAFGGINTSIIFKKI
- a CDS encoding IS3 family transposase (programmed frameshift); the encoded protein is MKSVTRRTQCDYSLAFKLDVVDQVERGELTYKQAQEKYGIQGCSTVLVWLRKHGRLNWSRGTPRFLKKGLPMSELNSPPTPEQRIKELEKLLEDTKLRADFFEEVVKVMERDHGVRVVKKHKGGVVQEQNIALLNVTKFCQIVNITRQAYYKQCLTDARKLRRDEVLLSFVRETRIKQARIGTRKLKYLMEQAGMTVGRDYLFTLLKHHRLLVKTKRAYHRTTDSHHRFYCHPNRIKDGFKPERPEELWVADITYLPTYEGNSYVSLITDAYSRKIVGYSVDDNMQTSVVKQAFIGALKKRRSKGSLIHHSDRGSQYCSKEYQDLHAKHKVVCSMTDGYDCYQNALAERVNGILKMEYLLRKPKDIVQARKMVAESVEIYNQMRPHTALKYKTPDEVHRAF
- the folD gene encoding bifunctional methylenetetrahydrofolate dehydrogenase/methenyltetrahydrofolate cyclohydrolase FolD, producing MTAQNIDGTLISQTVRSEVAARVKARVGAGLRAPGLAVVLVGEDPASQVYVGSKRRACEEVGFVSKSFDLPATTSEEELLSLIDELNNDAEIDGILVQLPLPAGIDATHVLERIHPEKDVDGFHPYNVGRLAQRIPKLRSCTPKGIITLLDRYNIELRGKHAVVVGASNIVGRPMTLELLLAGCTTTTCHRFTRDLEGHVRQADLVVVAVGKPNFIPGEWIKKGAVVVDVGINRLESGKLVGDVEYDKARENASFITPVPGGVGPMTVASLIENTMLACEQFHTKK
- a CDS encoding endonuclease domain-containing protein, which encodes MQQRTFNLKYQKKIRSQLRSNMPKPEEVLWQRIRRKQLGVKFRRQHGIGRYIVDFYCAELSLVIEIDGDSHFSAEGKEKDAMRDAFMEALGIKVLRFTNEEAMKQTESVLERIIQFSSEQQPPLTPP